In Rhodococcus sp. OK302, one genomic interval encodes:
- the eutC gene encoding ethanolamine ammonia-lyase subunit EutC produces MIDDNALVSDFWGPLRKTTQSRIGLGRTGDSLPTSRVLEFKAAHAAARDAVHVPLDSQTLAQRVEAVGIGAPALVTSAVSSRSEYLRRPDLGRRPADLRSIEHSDKEIGFILADGLSPRALMDHGEQLLSALVAVLGERYSLAPPVIATNARVALGDHIASAMGVQTAIVLIGERPGLSVADSVGIYLTHLPRVGRTDADRNCISNIHPPEGLGYEQAARVVASLVAGARKLGRSGVDLKDTSRTDELPAGEVLTLE; encoded by the coding sequence ATGATCGACGACAACGCGTTGGTCTCCGATTTCTGGGGCCCGCTTCGTAAGACCACCCAGTCCCGAATCGGTTTGGGCCGCACCGGTGATTCATTGCCCACCAGTCGAGTTCTCGAGTTCAAGGCTGCTCACGCCGCGGCCCGCGACGCCGTTCACGTTCCACTCGATTCGCAGACTCTCGCTCAGCGTGTCGAAGCTGTCGGCATCGGAGCACCGGCACTGGTGACCAGCGCGGTGTCCTCGCGTAGTGAGTATTTGCGTCGACCGGATCTGGGGCGCCGACCGGCAGATCTGCGTTCGATCGAGCACTCCGACAAGGAGATCGGATTCATTCTGGCCGACGGACTTTCGCCACGTGCCCTGATGGATCACGGTGAGCAATTGCTTTCGGCGCTGGTTGCGGTACTGGGGGAGCGTTATTCCCTTGCGCCGCCGGTGATTGCGACCAATGCGCGGGTTGCTCTCGGTGATCACATAGCTTCGGCGATGGGAGTGCAGACCGCTATCGTTCTGATCGGCGAACGCCCGGGCCTGTCCGTCGCGGACAGCGTCGGGATCTATCTGACACACCTCCCGCGCGTCGGACGTACGGATGCCGATCGCAACTGCATTTCCAACATCCATCCGCCGGAAGGGTTGGGCTACGAGCAGGCTGCCCGCGTCGTTGCGAGTCTGGTTGCGGGCGCCCGTAAATTGGGTCGCTCGGGTGTAGATCTCAAGGACACCTCGCGCACAGACGAACTGCCCGCGGGTGAGGTGCTGACGCTCGAATAG
- a CDS encoding ethanolamine ammonia-lyase subunit EutB produces MSTYHQQISGTTYTFDGLVDLMAKATPLRSGDELSGCAAHSDAERAAAQWVLAELPLKVFLEDLLVPYEDDEVTRLIIDSHDRLAFQPVAHLTVGGFRDWLLETASAPGASAVLAAVSPGLTPEMVAAVSKIMRNQDLIAVAKAVTVTAGFRTTIGLPGRLSTRLQPNHPTDDPRGIAAATLDGLLMGCGDAVIGINPATDSPQATSDLLHLLDDIRQRFEIPTQSCVLSHVTTTIGLIESGVPVDLVFQSIAGTEGANSGFGVNIPLLREGNEAGRSLNRGTVGNNVMYLETGQGSALSSGHHFGTGGAPVDQQTLETRAYAVARDLEPLLVNTVVGFIGPEYLYDGKQIIRAGLEDHFCGKLLGLPMGVDVCYTNHAEADQDDMDNLLTLLGVAGAAFVIAVPGADDVMLGYQSLAFHDALYVRRVLGLQPAPEFEAWLHGLGMTDDHGRVLPIDAGSSPLRSLTVK; encoded by the coding sequence ATGAGCACGTATCACCAACAGATATCCGGAACCACCTACACGTTCGACGGTCTCGTCGACCTCATGGCCAAGGCGACACCGCTGCGATCAGGTGACGAGTTGTCAGGATGCGCTGCGCACTCCGATGCGGAACGTGCTGCTGCCCAATGGGTTTTGGCAGAACTGCCACTGAAGGTCTTTCTGGAAGACCTCCTGGTTCCGTACGAAGATGACGAGGTCACCAGGCTCATTATCGACAGCCACGATCGACTGGCGTTCCAACCGGTCGCGCATCTGACCGTCGGAGGATTCCGCGACTGGCTGCTCGAGACTGCGTCGGCGCCCGGTGCCTCTGCGGTGCTCGCGGCGGTGAGCCCGGGCCTTACTCCGGAGATGGTGGCAGCTGTCAGCAAGATCATGCGCAATCAAGATTTGATTGCCGTCGCGAAGGCAGTCACCGTGACGGCCGGGTTCCGGACCACCATCGGACTGCCCGGGCGGCTCAGCACCCGGTTGCAGCCCAACCATCCCACCGACGATCCACGCGGAATCGCCGCAGCCACACTCGACGGTCTTCTGATGGGTTGCGGTGACGCCGTCATCGGTATCAACCCCGCGACGGATTCTCCGCAGGCGACGTCGGATCTCCTGCATCTTCTCGACGATATCCGGCAGCGGTTCGAAATCCCGACACAATCCTGTGTGCTTTCACATGTGACGACCACGATCGGACTGATCGAATCCGGTGTCCCGGTGGATTTGGTCTTCCAGTCGATCGCCGGTACCGAAGGCGCCAATTCGGGTTTCGGAGTGAACATTCCGTTGCTGCGTGAAGGAAACGAAGCCGGACGATCCTTGAACCGGGGGACCGTCGGAAACAATGTCATGTACCTCGAGACCGGGCAGGGATCAGCACTCAGTTCTGGACATCATTTCGGTACCGGGGGAGCGCCGGTAGATCAACAGACACTCGAGACACGGGCCTACGCGGTAGCCCGCGATCTCGAACCACTGCTCGTCAATACGGTGGTGGGCTTCATCGGGCCCGAGTATCTGTACGACGGCAAGCAGATCATTCGGGCCGGTTTGGAAGATCATTTCTGCGGAAAGCTTCTGGGCCTGCCGATGGGTGTCGACGTCTGCTACACCAACCATGCCGAGGCTGATCAGGACGACATGGACAATCTGCTGACCTTGCTCGGAGTGGCCGGCGCAGCCTTTGTGATTGCTGTTCCCGGCGCAGACGATGTGATGCTGGGCTATCAGAGTCTCGCCTTCCACGATGCGCTGTATGTGCGCCGCGTACTCGGGTTGCAACCTGCCCCCGAGTTCGAGGCGTGGCTACACGGTTTGGGGATGACGGACGACCACGGTCGGGTTCTCCCCATCGATGCCGGATCATCGCCACTGCGATCGTTGACGGTGAAGTGA
- the eat gene encoding ethanolamine permease, with translation MDMSLSDQVPGEADQRAASGARHDGSHHDGADFHAEDNSYLEKRTLRKGTAGWVLLAGLGVSYVISGDYAGWNNGLAEGGFGGLLIAAVVIAGMYLAMVLGMAEMSSALPAAGGGYTFARRALGPWGGFATGTAILIEYSIAPAAIATFIGAYVESLNLFGITDGWWVYLAVYAIFIGIHLTGAGEALKAMFIITAIALVGLIVFAVSAVGLFDSSNLTDIAVDSTAVGSSSFLPFGLLGIWAAVPFAIWFFLAVEGVPLAAEEAREPEKNVPRGIIISMLILIVTGAAVLFLATGAVGADALATSGNPLVEALGDSGAAKAVNYIGLAGLVASFFSIMYAYSRQTFALSRAGYLPKNLSITNKRKAPTLALVVPGIIGFALSLTGEGAMLLNMAVFGAAVSYVLMMVSHIVLRKREPNMPRPYRTPGGIVTTSFALVIAAVSVVATFLVDPVAALLTLVAFAVLMAYFGLYSRHHLVANSPDEEFAVLAQAEEELG, from the coding sequence ATAGACATGTCTCTTTCAGATCAAGTGCCAGGCGAAGCTGATCAGCGCGCTGCATCCGGCGCCCGCCATGACGGCAGCCATCACGACGGCGCGGACTTTCATGCGGAAGACAACTCGTATCTCGAGAAACGAACACTGCGAAAAGGTACCGCCGGATGGGTACTGCTGGCCGGGTTGGGCGTCAGCTATGTAATTTCCGGTGACTACGCCGGCTGGAACAACGGATTAGCCGAGGGCGGGTTCGGTGGTCTGCTCATTGCGGCCGTTGTGATCGCAGGGATGTACCTGGCCATGGTGCTGGGAATGGCGGAGATGTCATCCGCGCTTCCGGCGGCCGGCGGTGGGTACACCTTTGCGCGACGCGCATTGGGTCCGTGGGGTGGATTTGCCACGGGCACAGCAATTCTCATCGAGTATTCCATTGCGCCGGCAGCGATTGCGACGTTCATCGGAGCGTACGTCGAGTCCTTGAACCTGTTCGGAATTACAGATGGCTGGTGGGTCTATCTGGCGGTGTATGCAATCTTCATCGGAATTCACCTGACCGGCGCCGGTGAGGCACTCAAGGCGATGTTCATCATCACCGCCATCGCACTGGTGGGATTGATCGTTTTCGCGGTTTCGGCTGTGGGACTGTTTGATTCGTCCAATCTGACCGACATCGCCGTTGATTCAACCGCTGTGGGGTCGTCATCTTTCCTTCCCTTCGGGCTACTCGGAATCTGGGCTGCCGTGCCCTTCGCGATCTGGTTCTTCCTTGCAGTGGAAGGCGTTCCGCTTGCAGCCGAAGAAGCACGTGAGCCGGAAAAGAACGTTCCGCGCGGCATAATCATCAGCATGCTGATCCTGATCGTCACGGGTGCAGCGGTTCTGTTCCTCGCAACCGGAGCGGTTGGCGCCGACGCATTGGCTACCTCGGGAAATCCGTTGGTCGAAGCACTCGGCGACAGCGGAGCTGCCAAGGCAGTCAACTACATCGGACTCGCCGGCCTGGTCGCAAGTTTCTTTTCCATCATGTATGCGTACTCTCGCCAGACGTTTGCGCTCTCTCGCGCCGGATATCTTCCCAAAAACCTCTCGATCACCAACAAGCGCAAGGCTCCGACGCTCGCACTCGTCGTTCCCGGCATCATCGGATTTGCACTCTCGCTCACCGGCGAAGGTGCAATGCTGCTCAATATGGCGGTATTCGGCGCGGCTGTCAGTTACGTGCTGATGATGGTGAGCCACATCGTGCTTCGTAAGCGCGAGCCGAACATGCCTCGCCCGTACCGGACTCCCGGCGGGATCGTGACAACCTCGTTTGCGCTCGTCATCGCCGCTGTATCGGTGGTCGCAACGTTCCTGGTCGATCCTGTTGCAGCACTTCTTACATTGGTTGCATTCGCTGTGTTGATGGCATACTTCGGTCTCTACAGCCGTCATCACCTTGTTGCCAACTCACCTGATGAGGAGTTTGCTGTACTTGCACAGGCGGAAGAAGAACTGGGATGA
- the mftF gene encoding mycofactocin biosynthesis glycosyltransferase MftF (Members of this protein family, MftF, are glycosyltransferases, members of PF00535 (glycosyl transferase family 2). The encoding gene is found as part of the mycofactocin cassette, in Mycobacterium tuberculosis, many other Actinobacteria, and occasional members of other lineages. Mycofactocin itself, a putative redox carrier, is a heavily modified derivative of the C-terminal Val-Tyr dipeptide of the mycofactocin precursor MftA (TIGR03969).), whose product MRPARLPDGFGIRLDPKVRTYSGGRVLIGGSPTRMLKLAPTAAAMIGDGFLEVVDQQSAAVARHLLDSGVANPRPMSTPSAVDVTVVIPVKDNRAGVERLLPALKDLTVIVVDDGSEVPLEPRQNTPGTGSITVVRHEKARGPSAARNSGLRSAQTRFVAFLDSDVIPRAGWLELMLGHFSDPGVALVAPRIVALDPYGTALARYENMRSSLDLGRKEAAVKSGSPVAYVPSAALIVRRDVALECEGFDESLEVAEDVDFCWRLQAAGWRLRYEPVANVAHDHRVQFGKWFSRRAFYGTGAAPLAARHPGSVPPMAMSFWMLFSCIAAATLTRSGLAGAIGALLFTTFRLRKMFTGLRQPTRIAAILAAQGFVGGFWQLASAMCRHYWPVTLLAVICSRKIRRLALAAAVGEGLVDWYRHREPGGLGPVRYVLFKRADDVAYGFGLWRGAIEAHDLAALKPRITK is encoded by the coding sequence ATGCGACCCGCACGACTCCCCGATGGCTTCGGCATTCGGTTGGATCCCAAAGTTCGCACGTACTCGGGTGGCCGCGTGCTCATCGGCGGTTCGCCGACACGCATGCTCAAGCTCGCTCCGACTGCGGCCGCGATGATCGGCGACGGTTTTCTCGAGGTCGTCGATCAGCAGAGTGCGGCAGTGGCGCGCCATCTGCTCGATTCGGGAGTGGCAAACCCTCGGCCCATGTCGACGCCGTCAGCGGTCGACGTCACTGTTGTGATTCCGGTGAAGGACAATAGGGCGGGTGTCGAACGACTGTTGCCCGCTCTCAAGGATCTGACTGTGATCGTCGTCGACGACGGATCCGAGGTTCCTCTGGAACCCCGTCAGAATACTCCGGGAACGGGCTCGATCACCGTCGTCCGGCACGAGAAGGCGCGTGGCCCGTCGGCTGCTCGAAACTCGGGGTTGCGTTCGGCCCAAACACGTTTCGTGGCATTCCTCGATTCCGACGTCATTCCGCGGGCGGGTTGGCTCGAGCTGATGCTGGGTCATTTCAGTGACCCCGGAGTTGCCTTGGTTGCGCCGAGGATTGTGGCTCTCGATCCGTACGGGACAGCTTTGGCTCGTTACGAGAACATGCGCTCCTCCCTGGATCTGGGACGCAAGGAAGCTGCGGTCAAGTCGGGTAGTCCGGTGGCTTACGTGCCCAGTGCCGCGCTGATCGTGCGCCGCGACGTGGCCCTCGAATGCGAAGGTTTCGACGAAAGCCTCGAAGTAGCCGAGGACGTCGATTTCTGTTGGCGTTTGCAGGCCGCTGGTTGGCGCCTGCGTTATGAACCGGTTGCGAATGTCGCCCACGATCACCGGGTGCAGTTCGGCAAGTGGTTCAGCCGACGCGCCTTCTACGGAACCGGCGCGGCACCGCTGGCCGCGCGTCATCCGGGTTCGGTGCCGCCGATGGCCATGTCGTTCTGGATGTTGTTCTCGTGCATTGCGGCTGCCACTCTCACCCGTTCCGGGCTGGCCGGCGCGATCGGGGCATTGCTGTTCACCACGTTCCGCTTGCGGAAGATGTTCACCGGGCTACGTCAGCCGACGCGCATCGCGGCAATTCTGGCTGCCCAGGGATTTGTGGGTGGGTTCTGGCAACTCGCGTCGGCGATGTGCCGTCACTATTGGCCGGTCACTCTGTTGGCGGTCATCTGCTCACGCAAGATCCGACGCTTGGCGCTTGCTGCAGCAGTCGGGGAGGGGTTGGTGGATTGGTACCGGCACCGTGAACCCGGCGGACTTGGGCCGGTGCGGTACGTGTTGTTCAAGCGGGCTGATGACGTGGCGTACGGATTCGGCCTGTGGCGCGGTGCAATCGAGGCGCACGACCTGGCTGCGTTGAAGCCTCGAATCACCAAGTGA
- the mftG gene encoding mycofactocin dehydrogenase MftG — MSVPDYADFVVVGGGTTGCVIAARLSEDPAAKVLLLEAGPGYRSTLELPAVLHDPYLLPVGPASEHTWTYPVELTPDRLSTISRGRTLGGSGAVNGAYFARATRADFASWPQSWSYEKVLPYFRQSETDHDFDGPYHGERGPIPVRRRQLDDMHPLSGQFHQAAIEAGFPDDLDKNAPDSVGVGPVPLNISEHRRISTALGYLMPALGRTNLSVDVSVVVVRIVFSGTRAIGVDVLDGSQLRRIRAAHVVVCAGAIATPHLLLNSGLGSAEHLAAQEIPVVVDLPGVGQGFVDHPEVLIPYRYSTPELLRYRTPVLEVTLNEPDLEIRPYTASFADLVPGVAPMDHGLGVVLMAPHSRGSVELDAMAPAGAPRIRYNYLESGHDRATIRRGMRLAESLLESIAATGLIERPDIDYSDEWIESRLGTSLHLSGSCAMGVVVDEQCSVFGVDALSIVDTSIFPAIPSRGPHATAVMVAERASELVRAVAG; from the coding sequence GTGAGTGTTCCGGATTACGCAGATTTTGTGGTTGTCGGCGGCGGCACCACCGGTTGTGTGATCGCGGCGAGACTCAGCGAAGATCCTGCAGCGAAGGTGTTGCTGCTCGAAGCGGGACCCGGCTATCGATCGACGCTCGAACTCCCGGCGGTACTGCATGATCCATACTTGTTGCCGGTGGGGCCGGCCAGTGAGCACACGTGGACGTACCCGGTCGAGTTGACGCCGGATCGCCTTTCCACGATCTCGCGAGGGCGGACGTTGGGAGGTTCGGGGGCTGTCAACGGCGCGTATTTCGCCCGAGCCACACGCGCGGATTTCGCGAGCTGGCCACAGTCGTGGAGCTACGAGAAGGTATTGCCGTACTTCCGTCAGTCGGAGACCGATCACGATTTCGACGGGCCGTATCACGGTGAGCGCGGACCGATTCCGGTTCGTCGGCGGCAATTGGATGACATGCATCCGCTGAGTGGACAGTTCCACCAAGCGGCGATCGAAGCAGGTTTTCCCGACGACCTCGACAAGAATGCTCCGGACTCTGTCGGCGTCGGTCCCGTCCCGCTCAATATTTCCGAGCATCGCCGAATCAGCACGGCGCTCGGCTATCTGATGCCGGCTCTGGGCCGCACAAATCTGAGCGTCGACGTCAGTGTTGTGGTCGTTCGTATTGTCTTCTCGGGAACCCGCGCTATTGGGGTCGATGTTCTCGACGGCTCGCAACTTCGACGTATTCGTGCCGCCCATGTCGTGGTGTGTGCGGGCGCGATAGCGACACCACATCTGCTGCTCAATTCCGGTCTCGGATCAGCCGAACATCTTGCTGCCCAAGAAATTCCCGTCGTGGTAGATCTTCCCGGAGTCGGGCAGGGGTTCGTCGATCATCCGGAAGTTCTGATCCCGTACCGATATTCGACGCCTGAGTTGCTTCGATACCGAACTCCGGTTCTGGAAGTGACGCTCAATGAGCCGGATCTCGAAATCCGTCCGTACACCGCGTCATTTGCGGATCTTGTGCCCGGCGTAGCGCCGATGGATCACGGTTTGGGTGTGGTCCTCATGGCACCGCACAGTCGCGGAAGCGTCGAGCTTGACGCGATGGCACCGGCGGGTGCTCCGCGGATTCGGTACAACTATCTGGAATCGGGCCATGATCGCGCGACGATTCGTCGGGGCATGCGATTGGCCGAGAGCCTGCTGGAATCGATCGCCGCTACCGGACTGATCGAGCGACCGGACATCGATTACTCGGACGAGTGGATCGAGTCGAGGCTGGGAACGTCGCTGCATCTGAGCGGCAGTTGTGCAATGGGGGTGGTGGTGGACGAGCAGTGCAGCGTCTTCGGCGTCGACGCACTCAGTATCGTCGACACCTCGATCTTTCCCGCAATCCCCAGTCGTGGTCCGCACGCAACTGCGGTCATGGTGGCGGAGCGCGCGAGCGAGTTGGTCCGAGCTGTGGCGGGATAA
- the adh gene encoding aldehyde dehydrogenase, producing MTVYARPGTADAIMSFQSRYDNWIGNEWVAPVKGQYFENPTPVTGQNFCDVARSTAEDIELALDAAHAAAPAWGKTSVAERAIVLNKIADRMEENLESIALAESWDNGKPIRETLNADIPLAIDHFRYFAGAIRAQEGSLSEINSDTVAYHFHEPLGVVGQIIPWNFPILMAVWKLAPALAAGNAIVLKPAEQTPVSILHLIGIIGDLLPAGVLNIVNGFGVEAGKPLASSPRIKKIAFTGETTTGRLIMQYASQNLIPVTLELGGKSPNLFFSDVLASNDDYQDKALEGFTMFALNQGEVCTCPSRALIQEDIFDDFLAMAAIRTKAVRQGNPLDTETMIGAQASNDQLEKILSYIEIGKAEGAKVITGGERAQLGGDLAGGYYVQPTIFTGNNKMRIFQEEIFGPVVSVTSFKDYDEAIEIANDTLYGLGAGVWSRDGGTAYRAGRDIQAGRVWTNTYHQYPAHAAFGGYKQSGIGRENHLMMLSHYQQTKNLLVSYAQKAQGFF from the coding sequence ATGACCGTGTACGCCCGCCCCGGTACCGCCGACGCGATCATGTCCTTCCAGTCTCGTTACGACAACTGGATCGGAAACGAGTGGGTCGCACCAGTCAAGGGCCAGTACTTCGAGAACCCGACTCCGGTAACGGGGCAGAACTTCTGCGACGTAGCTCGCTCCACCGCAGAAGATATCGAGCTCGCACTCGACGCGGCACATGCAGCCGCTCCGGCCTGGGGTAAGACCTCCGTTGCCGAGCGCGCCATCGTCTTGAACAAGATCGCCGATCGGATGGAAGAGAACCTCGAATCCATCGCACTCGCCGAGTCCTGGGACAACGGAAAACCGATCCGCGAAACCCTCAACGCCGACATTCCTCTTGCGATCGATCACTTCCGCTACTTTGCGGGAGCTATTCGCGCACAGGAAGGTTCGCTGTCCGAGATCAACTCGGACACCGTTGCCTACCACTTCCACGAGCCGCTCGGTGTGGTCGGACAGATCATTCCGTGGAACTTCCCGATCCTGATGGCGGTGTGGAAGCTTGCCCCTGCACTTGCCGCCGGTAACGCAATAGTCCTCAAGCCCGCAGAGCAGACTCCCGTCTCGATCCTGCACCTCATCGGCATCATCGGCGACTTGCTGCCGGCCGGCGTTCTCAACATCGTCAACGGATTCGGCGTCGAAGCCGGCAAGCCGTTGGCGTCGAGCCCTCGCATCAAGAAGATCGCCTTCACCGGTGAGACCACCACCGGACGCTTGATCATGCAGTACGCGTCGCAGAACCTCATTCCGGTCACCCTCGAGCTCGGCGGCAAGAGCCCCAATCTGTTCTTCTCCGATGTCCTCGCATCCAATGACGATTACCAGGACAAGGCCCTGGAAGGCTTCACGATGTTCGCCCTCAATCAGGGTGAGGTCTGCACGTGCCCGTCCCGTGCTCTGATCCAGGAGGACATCTTCGACGACTTCCTCGCGATGGCAGCTATTCGCACGAAGGCTGTGCGCCAAGGCAATCCGCTCGACACCGAGACGATGATCGGTGCGCAGGCCAGCAACGACCAGCTCGAGAAGATTCTCTCGTACATCGAAATCGGTAAGGCCGAGGGCGCCAAGGTCATCACCGGTGGTGAGCGCGCTCAGTTGGGCGGCGACCTCGCCGGCGGCTACTACGTGCAGCCGACGATCTTCACGGGTAACAACAAGATGCGCATCTTCCAGGAAGAGATCTTCGGACCGGTCGTCTCCGTCACGTCGTTCAAGGATTACGACGAGGCCATCGAGATTGCCAACGACACCCTCTACGGCCTCGGTGCCGGTGTCTGGTCACGAGACGGTGGAACTGCCTACCGTGCGGGCCGCGATATCCAGGCGGGCCGTGTGTGGACCAACACGTACCACCAGTACCCGGCACACGCTGCGTTCGGTGGATACAAGCAGTCCGGTATCGGCCGTGAGAACCACTTGATGATGCTCTCGCACTACCAGCAGACCAAGAACCTCCTGGTCAGCTACGCACAGAAGGCTCAGGGCTTCTTCTGA
- a CDS encoding transcriptional regulator: MAREQAVYGNPWVAVRPGDDVAVLARRLSSAHQSFIDAQDGPGHGLPDDSHVRSVVLESWMRSRNKGVDPDVVGNPEMLEGVELENYRSTHPMSLIRPVIRKLLVEDAAETGLLIAISDAHGRLLWVEGDSSAKDKALSMNFVEGADWSEDRVGTNAPGTALAIDHSVQIFGSEHFNRTVHDWSCSAAPVHDPTTGQILGAIDITGGPRVAVPEVLSLIRATVAAAESELRFHLLNSPIPLTASAPRLETFGGGRPTLVRGGERIPISQRHAEILLLLSEHPEGLSADHLAVLLDEGELDGVTIRAEMSRLRKVFGADRLASRPYRIIAEFTTDVDDVRSALDRGDAATALRLYTGPVLGGSASPGIDAIRDELRTRVQAALLRGGDAALLARWTTSVHGREDSVVWEAYLSTLDPKSALYSQVKAKIDVLDRQLGL; encoded by the coding sequence ATGGCACGTGAACAGGCTGTGTACGGCAACCCGTGGGTGGCCGTACGGCCAGGAGATGACGTCGCGGTGCTGGCGCGTCGACTCTCCAGCGCTCATCAGTCGTTCATCGATGCCCAGGACGGGCCGGGGCATGGCCTTCCGGACGACTCCCACGTGCGTTCCGTCGTGCTGGAATCCTGGATGCGCAGCCGGAACAAAGGCGTCGATCCCGATGTCGTCGGAAATCCCGAGATGCTCGAAGGCGTCGAACTCGAGAACTATCGTTCGACGCATCCCATGTCGCTCATTCGTCCGGTGATCCGAAAGCTGCTGGTAGAAGATGCTGCCGAGACCGGGTTGTTGATCGCGATCAGTGACGCGCACGGCCGGTTGCTCTGGGTGGAGGGTGACAGCTCGGCCAAGGACAAAGCGTTGTCGATGAATTTCGTCGAAGGTGCCGACTGGAGCGAAGATCGCGTCGGTACCAATGCGCCGGGCACAGCACTGGCAATCGATCACTCGGTGCAGATCTTCGGCTCGGAGCACTTCAATCGGACCGTTCACGATTGGAGTTGTTCGGCGGCGCCGGTCCATGACCCCACGACCGGGCAGATTCTGGGTGCCATCGACATCACGGGCGGGCCACGCGTCGCCGTCCCGGAAGTGTTGTCGTTGATCCGTGCAACCGTGGCAGCCGCCGAATCGGAACTGCGGTTCCACCTCCTCAACTCGCCGATCCCGCTGACGGCCTCCGCGCCCCGGTTGGAGACGTTCGGCGGCGGACGACCCACACTCGTCCGTGGGGGCGAGCGGATTCCGATCTCGCAACGTCATGCCGAAATCTTGCTGTTGCTCTCCGAGCATCCCGAGGGCCTGAGTGCAGATCATCTTGCGGTTCTCCTTGACGAAGGTGAGCTGGACGGTGTCACCATCCGCGCTGAAATGTCGCGCCTACGTAAGGTTTTCGGTGCCGACAGGTTGGCGTCGAGGCCGTATCGCATCATTGCCGAGTTCACTACCGATGTCGACGACGTTCGGAGTGCTTTGGATCGCGGTGACGCGGCAACCGCCCTGCGTCTGTACACGGGTCCGGTTCTGGGCGGATCTGCCTCTCCGGGTATCGACGCCATCCGAGATGAACTCCGCACGCGCGTTCAGGCCGCCCTGCTTCGCGGCGGTGACGCCGCTCTGTTGGCGCGCTGGACTACCTCCGTCCACGGACGCGAAGATTCCGTCGTCTGGGAGGCGTACTTGTCGACGCTCGATCCAAAATCGGCACTGTATTCGCAGGTCAAGGCCAAGATTGACGTCCTCGACCGGCAGTTGGGTCTCTGA
- a CDS encoding DUF779 domain-containing protein: protein MNAPDIAEPGASSAGVVPPRLVTTAGAADLLRRLSGNHGELMMHQSGGCCDGSAPMCYPAGEFIVGDHDVLLGVIDLRLGVGEVPVDLPTGIDAVAVWISGSQFEAWKHTQLVLDVVPGRGGGFSLEAPEGYRFLSRARAFTPEENASLNSSTILVGADWEVGVRPNPPTVPQVVAEAVDACPVPGTAGRD, encoded by the coding sequence ATGAACGCCCCAGATATTGCTGAGCCAGGTGCCAGCTCTGCCGGCGTCGTTCCACCTCGTCTCGTGACCACCGCTGGGGCGGCCGATCTCTTGCGCCGCCTCAGTGGGAATCACGGTGAACTCATGATGCATCAGTCCGGTGGATGCTGTGACGGCAGCGCGCCGATGTGTTATCCCGCAGGCGAATTCATTGTCGGCGATCACGATGTACTGCTCGGTGTCATCGACCTCAGGCTCGGAGTCGGTGAGGTTCCGGTGGATCTGCCGACGGGAATCGACGCCGTTGCGGTGTGGATCTCCGGTTCCCAATTCGAAGCCTGGAAGCACACCCAACTCGTTCTGGACGTCGTGCCGGGCCGCGGCGGCGGATTCAGCTTGGAAGCTCCTGAAGGATATCGATTCCTCAGTCGAGCAAGGGCTTTCACGCCCGAAGAAAATGCGTCCCTCAACTCGTCGACCATTCTGGTCGGTGCGGACTGGGAGGTCGGAGTACGGCCGAACCCGCCCACTGTTCCACAGGTTGTCGCCGAAGCCGTTGACGCTTGCCCCGTTCCGGGAACGGCCGGCCGAGACTGA